From one Pecten maximus chromosome 8, xPecMax1.1, whole genome shotgun sequence genomic stretch:
- the LOC117332394 gene encoding alpha-(1,3)-fucosyltransferase C-like, with the protein MGIKSYRLRAVYVASGIIGIFLLHYLKNSIASWESLPAFHQQYSKSTSNMTFSLNASVNKIGKQMKNIHFYNPRFFHAFGDWILDTWGTAKKFEGCPVSDCIVTKGNIAIDKIDAIIFKPRDMGKCPSSKPPGQVWIFAEFESPSYYFKTKCFYDLKNKVNWTMTYRRDADFTLEHGYFRKGNKPKYSNKDLDEIFAMKNKTAVVFISHCPLKSERLKFVKLLQSHGIQVDVFGSCGTILKECGNKLRYQACFNISGILKPDCFIYVLPQYKFFLSFENSLCLDYTTEKSLHRVMQHPIIPVIRDGSNTSMLHPPQSYINTDDYKSVKELAEHMKMLVDNKTAYLGYFKWKQHYYSEDMYLEWNATFCRICERLHNPENYRRIYGNIAAWHISPRGKNACYDVTDLKS; encoded by the coding sequence atgggTATCAAGAGCTACAGACTAAGAGCTGTTTATGTTGCCTCTGGCATCATCGGGATATTTCTTTTACATTATCTTAAAAACTCCATTGCGTCTTGGGAATCATTGCCTGCATTTCATCAGCAATACAGTAAGTCAACGAGCAATATGACATTTTCTCTCAATGCTTCGGTCAACAAGATAggaaaacaaatgaaaaatattcatttctatAATCCCCGGTTTTTTCATGCGTTTGGTGATTGGATTTTAGACACCTGGGGAACAGCTAAGAAATTTGAAGGTTGTCCTGTATCTGATTGTATTGTAACCAAGGGAAATATCGCAATAGACAAAATAGATGCCATTATATTTAAGCCAAGAGACATGGGCAAATGCCCGTCAAGCAAACCGCCCGGACAAGTGTGGATATTTGCTGAATTCGAGAGCCCTAGCTATTATTTTAAAACGAAATGTTTTTATGATCTAAAGAACAAAGTGAATTGGACAATGACATATCGGCGAGATGCAGACTTTACTCTTGAGCATGGCTACTTCAGAAAAGGAAATAAACCCAAATACAGCAACAAGGACCTGGACGAAATTTTTGCAATGAAAAACAAGACGGCAGTGGTTTTCATTAGCCATTGTCCATTAAAAAGTGAAAGATTAAAATTTGTCAAACTCCTGCAGTCCCATGGTATACAAGTTGACGTCTTTGGCTCATGTGGAACAATATTGAAAGAGTGTGGTAATAAACTTCGCTACCAAGCATGTTTCAACATATCAGGGATTCTTAAACCTGATTGTTTCATTTATGTTCTACCACAATATAAGTTTTTCCTTTCGTTTGAAAATTCTCTTTGTTTGGATTACACGACAGAAAAATCTCTACATCGCGTTATGCAACATCCGATCATACCAGTAATACGCGATGGCAGTAACACATCCATGTTACATCCCCCTCAGTCCTACATAAACACAGACGATTACAAATCTGTTAAAGAGCTTGCTGAGCATATGAAGATGTTGGTTGACAACAAGACAGCTTACTTGGGATATTTCAAATGGAAACAGCATTACTATTCGGAGGATATGTACTTGGAATGGAACGCAACATTTTGCAGGATATGTGAAAGACTTCACAATCCGGAAAATTATAGACGCATTTATGGTAACATTGCAGCTTGGCACATTTCACCAAGAGGGAAAAATGCGTGTTACGATGTTACAGATCTCAAGTCATGA